The following proteins are encoded in a genomic region of Lutra lutra chromosome 16, mLutLut1.2, whole genome shotgun sequence:
- the CD300LG gene encoding CMRF35-like molecule 9 isoform X3, with the protein MWALVLVWGCLLLPGYGAMVGPKEISGFEGDTVSLQCTYQEELKTHQKYWCKQGGFLLSRCSNTIYAGEDGQETTEGRVSIQDSPQTLTLHVTLRKLTLQDSGKYYCGVSKLGRDESVLVSLLVFPGPCCPPSPTPSFQPLTTRSFQPKAKAWQTQPPELTSPGLHQTVTTAKQGKTGAEASPLMGTSPAQHPGSSPDTGTSLYTGTSPHEATSPHAGTSRPPTQPDFTSAEDTPLSPSSSSSMSSVSIPTVRILAPVFVLLALLLAAGLAALSNYVLRWRKEAHLATETQRNGKVHPSHLTSEEDEAPSQDPEGDMIPGPPLHMSGEELGFSKFISV; encoded by the exons ATGTGGGCCCTCGTCCTGGTGTGGGGCTGCCTCTTGCTCCCAG GTTATGGAGCCATGGTGGGCCCCAAGGAGATCAGTGGGTTTGAAGGTGACACGGTGTCCTTGCAGTGCACTTACCAGGAGGAGCTGAAGACACACCAGAAGTACTGGTGCAAGCAGGGCGGGTTCCTCCTGTCCCGCTGCTCGAACACCATCTATGCAGGAGAAGATGGCCAGGAGACGACAGAGGGCAGGGTGTCCATCCAAGACAGCCCCCAGACGCTCACACTCCACGTGACCCTGAGGAAGCTCACCCTGCAGGACTCCGGAAAGTACTACTGTGGGGTCTCCAAACTGGGGCGAGATGAGTCTGTTCTGGTCTCTCTGCTTGTCTTTCCAG gtccctgctgtcctccctcccccactccctccttccaGCCTCTTACTACAAGGAGCTTCCAGCCCAAGGCAAAAGCTTGGCAAACTCAGCCCCCAGAATTGA CTTCTCCCGGTCTCCACCAAACAGTCACCACAGCCAAGCAGGGGAAGACAGGGGCCGAGGCCTCTCCGCTCATGGGGAcctccccagcccagcacccAGGAAGCTCCCCAGACACAGGAACATCTCTGTACACGGGGACCTCTCCTCACGAAGCAACCTCTCCTCATGCAGGGACCTCCCGCCCACCCACACAGCCGGACTTCACCTCCGCGGAGGACACCCCTCTgtcccccagcagcagcagctccatgTCCAG TGTCTCCATCCCAACGGTCCGCATCTTGGCCCCGGTCTTTGTGCTGCTGGCTCTCCTCCTGGCCGCAGGCCTGGCGGCCCTCAGCAACTATGTTCTCCGctggaggaaggaag CTCACCTGGCCACAGAGACCCAGAGGAACGGGAAGGTCCACCCCTCACACTTG ACTTCAGAGGAAGATGAAGCCCCTTCCCAGGACCCGGAGGGGGACATGATTCCAGGGCCTCCCCTCCACATGTCCGGGGAGGAGCTTGGGTTCTCCAAGTTCATCTCAGTCTAG
- the CD300LG gene encoding CMRF35-like molecule 9 isoform X2 — translation MWALVLVWGCLLLPGYGAMVGPKEISGFEGDTVSLQCTYQEELKTHQKYWCKQGGFLLSRCSNTIYAGEDGQETTEGRVSIQDSPQTLTLHVTLRKLTLQDSGKYYCGVSKLGRDESVLVSLLVFPGPCCPPSPTPSFQPLTTRSFQPKAKAWQTQPPELTSPGLHQTVTTAKQGKTGAEASPLMGTSPAQHPGSSPDTGTSLYTGTSPHEATSPHAGTSRPPTQPDFTSAEDTPLSPSSSSSMSSVSIPTVRILAPVFVLLALLLAAGLAALSNYVLRWRKEAHLATETQRNGKVHPSHLPLEYTVINLEGPPGPHASPSPCTETQGLSQTSEEDEAPSQDPEGDMIPGPPLHMSGEELGFSKFISV, via the exons ATGTGGGCCCTCGTCCTGGTGTGGGGCTGCCTCTTGCTCCCAG GTTATGGAGCCATGGTGGGCCCCAAGGAGATCAGTGGGTTTGAAGGTGACACGGTGTCCTTGCAGTGCACTTACCAGGAGGAGCTGAAGACACACCAGAAGTACTGGTGCAAGCAGGGCGGGTTCCTCCTGTCCCGCTGCTCGAACACCATCTATGCAGGAGAAGATGGCCAGGAGACGACAGAGGGCAGGGTGTCCATCCAAGACAGCCCCCAGACGCTCACACTCCACGTGACCCTGAGGAAGCTCACCCTGCAGGACTCCGGAAAGTACTACTGTGGGGTCTCCAAACTGGGGCGAGATGAGTCTGTTCTGGTCTCTCTGCTTGTCTTTCCAG gtccctgctgtcctccctcccccactccctccttccaGCCTCTTACTACAAGGAGCTTCCAGCCCAAGGCAAAAGCTTGGCAAACTCAGCCCCCAGAATTGA CTTCTCCCGGTCTCCACCAAACAGTCACCACAGCCAAGCAGGGGAAGACAGGGGCCGAGGCCTCTCCGCTCATGGGGAcctccccagcccagcacccAGGAAGCTCCCCAGACACAGGAACATCTCTGTACACGGGGACCTCTCCTCACGAAGCAACCTCTCCTCATGCAGGGACCTCCCGCCCACCCACACAGCCGGACTTCACCTCCGCGGAGGACACCCCTCTgtcccccagcagcagcagctccatgTCCAG TGTCTCCATCCCAACGGTCCGCATCTTGGCCCCGGTCTTTGTGCTGCTGGCTCTCCTCCTGGCCGCAGGCCTGGCGGCCCTCAGCAACTATGTTCTCCGctggaggaaggaag CTCACCTGGCCACAGAGACCCAGAGGAACGGGAAGGTCCACCCCTCACACTTG CCGCTGGAGTACACCGTGATCAACCTCGAAGGGCCCCCTGGGCCCCACGCCAGCCCCAGCCCATGCACAGAAACCCAGGGCCTCAGCCAG ACTTCAGAGGAAGATGAAGCCCCTTCCCAGGACCCGGAGGGGGACATGATTCCAGGGCCTCCCCTCCACATGTCCGGGGAGGAGCTTGGGTTCTCCAAGTTCATCTCAGTCTAG
- the CD300LG gene encoding CMRF35-like molecule 9 isoform X4, translating to MWALVLVWGCLLLPGYGAMVGPKEISGFEGDTVSLQCTYQEELKTHQKYWCKQGGFLLSRCSNTIYAGEDGQETTEGRVSIQDSPQTLTLHVTLRKLTLQDSGKYYCGVSKLGRDESVLVSLLVFPASPGLHQTVTTAKQGKTGAEASPLMGTSPAQHPGSSPDTGTSLYTGTSPHEATSPHAGTSRPPTQPDFTSAEDTPLSPSSSSSMSSVSIPTVRILAPVFVLLALLLAAGLAALSNYVLRWRKEAHLATETQRNGKVHPSHLPLEYTVINLEGPPGPHASPSPCTETQGLSQDHNCRCWPFHSGVTTSNLASSFSPIQKVLEQLGDFRGR from the exons ATGTGGGCCCTCGTCCTGGTGTGGGGCTGCCTCTTGCTCCCAG GTTATGGAGCCATGGTGGGCCCCAAGGAGATCAGTGGGTTTGAAGGTGACACGGTGTCCTTGCAGTGCACTTACCAGGAGGAGCTGAAGACACACCAGAAGTACTGGTGCAAGCAGGGCGGGTTCCTCCTGTCCCGCTGCTCGAACACCATCTATGCAGGAGAAGATGGCCAGGAGACGACAGAGGGCAGGGTGTCCATCCAAGACAGCCCCCAGACGCTCACACTCCACGTGACCCTGAGGAAGCTCACCCTGCAGGACTCCGGAAAGTACTACTGTGGGGTCTCCAAACTGGGGCGAGATGAGTCTGTTCTGGTCTCTCTGCTTGTCTTTCCAG CTTCTCCCGGTCTCCACCAAACAGTCACCACAGCCAAGCAGGGGAAGACAGGGGCCGAGGCCTCTCCGCTCATGGGGAcctccccagcccagcacccAGGAAGCTCCCCAGACACAGGAACATCTCTGTACACGGGGACCTCTCCTCACGAAGCAACCTCTCCTCATGCAGGGACCTCCCGCCCACCCACACAGCCGGACTTCACCTCCGCGGAGGACACCCCTCTgtcccccagcagcagcagctccatgTCCAG TGTCTCCATCCCAACGGTCCGCATCTTGGCCCCGGTCTTTGTGCTGCTGGCTCTCCTCCTGGCCGCAGGCCTGGCGGCCCTCAGCAACTATGTTCTCCGctggaggaaggaag CTCACCTGGCCACAGAGACCCAGAGGAACGGGAAGGTCCACCCCTCACACTTG CCGCTGGAGTACACCGTGATCAACCTCGAAGGGCCCCCTGGGCCCCACGCCAGCCCCAGCCCATGCACAGAAACCCAGGGCCTCAGCCAG GACCATAACTGCAGATGCTGGCCATTTCATTCGGGAGTCACGACTTCCAACCTTGCATCCTCTTTTTCACCCATCCAGAAAGTTCTTGAACAGCTCGGTG ACTTCAGAGGAAGATGA
- the CD300LG gene encoding CMRF35-like molecule 9 isoform X5 codes for MWALVLVWGCLLLPGYGAMVGPKEISGFEGDTVSLQCTYQEELKTHQKYWCKQGGFLLSRCSNTIYAGEDGQETTEGRVSIQDSPQTLTLHVTLRKLTLQDSGKYYCGVSKLGRDESVLVSLLVFPGPCCPPSPTPSFQPLTTRSFQPKAKAWQTQPPELRTSRPPTQPDFTSAEDTPLSPSSSSSMSSVSIPTVRILAPVFVLLALLLAAGLAALSNYVLRWRKEAHLATETQRNGKVHPSHLPLEYTVINLEGPPGPHASPSPCTETQGLSQDHNCRCWPFHSGVTTSNLASSFSPIQKVLEQLGDFRGR; via the exons ATGTGGGCCCTCGTCCTGGTGTGGGGCTGCCTCTTGCTCCCAG GTTATGGAGCCATGGTGGGCCCCAAGGAGATCAGTGGGTTTGAAGGTGACACGGTGTCCTTGCAGTGCACTTACCAGGAGGAGCTGAAGACACACCAGAAGTACTGGTGCAAGCAGGGCGGGTTCCTCCTGTCCCGCTGCTCGAACACCATCTATGCAGGAGAAGATGGCCAGGAGACGACAGAGGGCAGGGTGTCCATCCAAGACAGCCCCCAGACGCTCACACTCCACGTGACCCTGAGGAAGCTCACCCTGCAGGACTCCGGAAAGTACTACTGTGGGGTCTCCAAACTGGGGCGAGATGAGTCTGTTCTGGTCTCTCTGCTTGTCTTTCCAG gtccctgctgtcctccctcccccactccctccttccaGCCTCTTACTACAAGGAGCTTCCAGCCCAAGGCAAAAGCTTGGCAAACTCAGCCCCCAGAATTGA GGACCTCCCGCCCACCCACACAGCCGGACTTCACCTCCGCGGAGGACACCCCTCTgtcccccagcagcagcagctccatgTCCAG TGTCTCCATCCCAACGGTCCGCATCTTGGCCCCGGTCTTTGTGCTGCTGGCTCTCCTCCTGGCCGCAGGCCTGGCGGCCCTCAGCAACTATGTTCTCCGctggaggaaggaag CTCACCTGGCCACAGAGACCCAGAGGAACGGGAAGGTCCACCCCTCACACTTG CCGCTGGAGTACACCGTGATCAACCTCGAAGGGCCCCCTGGGCCCCACGCCAGCCCCAGCCCATGCACAGAAACCCAGGGCCTCAGCCAG GACCATAACTGCAGATGCTGGCCATTTCATTCGGGAGTCACGACTTCCAACCTTGCATCCTCTTTTTCACCCATCCAGAAAGTTCTTGAACAGCTCGGTG ACTTCAGAGGAAGATGA
- the CD300LG gene encoding CMRF35-like molecule 9 isoform X1 — protein MWALVLVWGCLLLPGYGAMVGPKEISGFEGDTVSLQCTYQEELKTHQKYWCKQGGFLLSRCSNTIYAGEDGQETTEGRVSIQDSPQTLTLHVTLRKLTLQDSGKYYCGVSKLGRDESVLVSLLVFPGPCCPPSPTPSFQPLTTRSFQPKAKAWQTQPPELTSPGLHQTVTTAKQGKTGAEASPLMGTSPAQHPGSSPDTGTSLYTGTSPHEATSPHAGTSRPPTQPDFTSAEDTPLSPSSSSSMSSVSIPTVRILAPVFVLLALLLAAGLAALSNYVLRWRKEAHLATETQRNGKVHPSHLPLEYTVINLEGPPGPHASPSPCTETQGLSQDHNCRCWPFHSGVTTSNLASSFSPIQKVLEQLGDFRGR, from the exons ATGTGGGCCCTCGTCCTGGTGTGGGGCTGCCTCTTGCTCCCAG GTTATGGAGCCATGGTGGGCCCCAAGGAGATCAGTGGGTTTGAAGGTGACACGGTGTCCTTGCAGTGCACTTACCAGGAGGAGCTGAAGACACACCAGAAGTACTGGTGCAAGCAGGGCGGGTTCCTCCTGTCCCGCTGCTCGAACACCATCTATGCAGGAGAAGATGGCCAGGAGACGACAGAGGGCAGGGTGTCCATCCAAGACAGCCCCCAGACGCTCACACTCCACGTGACCCTGAGGAAGCTCACCCTGCAGGACTCCGGAAAGTACTACTGTGGGGTCTCCAAACTGGGGCGAGATGAGTCTGTTCTGGTCTCTCTGCTTGTCTTTCCAG gtccctgctgtcctccctcccccactccctccttccaGCCTCTTACTACAAGGAGCTTCCAGCCCAAGGCAAAAGCTTGGCAAACTCAGCCCCCAGAATTGA CTTCTCCCGGTCTCCACCAAACAGTCACCACAGCCAAGCAGGGGAAGACAGGGGCCGAGGCCTCTCCGCTCATGGGGAcctccccagcccagcacccAGGAAGCTCCCCAGACACAGGAACATCTCTGTACACGGGGACCTCTCCTCACGAAGCAACCTCTCCTCATGCAGGGACCTCCCGCCCACCCACACAGCCGGACTTCACCTCCGCGGAGGACACCCCTCTgtcccccagcagcagcagctccatgTCCAG TGTCTCCATCCCAACGGTCCGCATCTTGGCCCCGGTCTTTGTGCTGCTGGCTCTCCTCCTGGCCGCAGGCCTGGCGGCCCTCAGCAACTATGTTCTCCGctggaggaaggaag CTCACCTGGCCACAGAGACCCAGAGGAACGGGAAGGTCCACCCCTCACACTTG CCGCTGGAGTACACCGTGATCAACCTCGAAGGGCCCCCTGGGCCCCACGCCAGCCCCAGCCCATGCACAGAAACCCAGGGCCTCAGCCAG GACCATAACTGCAGATGCTGGCCATTTCATTCGGGAGTCACGACTTCCAACCTTGCATCCTCTTTTTCACCCATCCAGAAAGTTCTTGAACAGCTCGGTG ACTTCAGAGGAAGATGA